The following are encoded together in the uncultured Sphaerochaeta sp. genome:
- a CDS encoding carboxymuconolactone decarboxylase family protein: MIADKTIPLDMIKREAYKRKFSVRDLYRGIMLVPEAVSGLKYNRRNMIVSPEFLERMQLAVTEVNGCAACSYAHAHIALKQGMSSEEIYSLLSGDGSLIRPEEGKAIMFAQHFADTGGFPEKEAYQLIEETYGAGEALVMLSAIRMMQVGNLYGIPFSAFVSRLKGYPYHGSTLLYELGMQLLSVILLPPALIHGGLRLLFKRAYNSPTL, encoded by the coding sequence ATGATAGCCGATAAGACAATACCACTTGATATGATCAAGAGAGAGGCGTACAAACGAAAATTCTCAGTTCGAGATCTGTATCGAGGAATCATGCTGGTTCCGGAGGCTGTCTCAGGGTTGAAGTATAATCGGAGAAATATGATTGTCTCCCCTGAGTTCCTCGAGCGGATGCAACTTGCGGTGACCGAGGTGAATGGATGCGCGGCCTGTTCGTATGCTCACGCTCACATAGCACTGAAACAAGGTATGAGCAGTGAGGAGATCTACAGCCTACTCAGCGGGGACGGATCTCTTATCAGGCCGGAGGAAGGAAAGGCCATCATGTTTGCACAACACTTTGCCGATACTGGAGGATTCCCCGAGAAGGAGGCCTATCAGTTGATCGAAGAGACCTACGGCGCCGGTGAAGCACTTGTAATGCTTTCTGCCATTCGGATGATGCAGGTGGGGAATCTCTATGGGATTCCGTTCAGTGCATTTGTCTCAAGGTTGAAGGGATACCCCTATCATGGCAGTACATTGCTCTACGAGCTGGGTATGCAACTCTTGAGTGTCATCCTTCTCCCTCCCGCTCTCATTCACGGGGGGCTACGGCTATTATTCAAGCGTGCATACAACTCTCCAACCCTATAA
- a CDS encoding ROK family transcriptional regulator produces MNKSQERYQNMFSLFRTLRLEGTLTQSELKDRLQLQASTISYLVNDMKREGLLQPSLVENTAANRKVGKPGQYLEIANEGAYFLGLYLEETFIDLHVIGLADQEVHFQHLPLGDLQPQELIQRIISLIDHLTSVYENIKGVGIAVKSVVDLEGNLSSFKRIVIDREVPQIWKIAGFTASIREAFPNLQIIVENDANCAAVYCQAASKQTTTSSMVFIINQKPFGVGSGIIIDGKLFKGCNGASGEIFFSDRYIQNLVEQTDLHQEPVHLMGLLTDSILKAIYLIDPQFVTLTGGLLSDLDKNSIAEIKSLFKAIPYPIEVISQEHLSLPAKGAVLLAADTYISTVLSGIERR; encoded by the coding sequence ATGAACAAATCCCAGGAACGTTATCAGAACATGTTTTCCCTCTTCCGGACACTTAGATTGGAAGGGACCTTGACGCAGTCAGAACTCAAGGACCGTCTTCAGCTGCAAGCTTCAACAATTTCATATCTAGTGAATGACATGAAGAGAGAAGGACTCTTGCAACCATCTCTGGTAGAGAATACAGCGGCAAATAGGAAAGTTGGCAAGCCTGGGCAATATCTGGAAATAGCCAATGAAGGAGCATATTTTTTAGGATTATATTTAGAAGAAACATTCATTGATTTGCATGTAATTGGTCTTGCTGATCAGGAAGTCCATTTCCAACACCTGCCATTGGGGGATCTTCAACCCCAGGAATTAATACAGAGAATAATTTCATTGATAGATCATCTAACATCTGTTTACGAGAATATCAAAGGTGTTGGAATTGCTGTTAAATCAGTTGTTGATCTTGAAGGTAATCTTTCATCTTTTAAACGAATTGTCATAGACCGAGAAGTACCTCAGATTTGGAAGATTGCGGGATTTACAGCCTCCATACGGGAAGCTTTCCCCAATTTGCAGATTATCGTAGAGAATGATGCAAACTGTGCTGCAGTGTACTGTCAAGCAGCAAGCAAGCAAACGACGACTTCTTCAATGGTGTTCATAATCAACCAAAAGCCATTTGGTGTTGGGAGCGGCATCATTATCGATGGGAAGTTGTTCAAAGGTTGTAATGGGGCAAGCGGAGAGATTTTTTTCTCAGATCGATATATCCAAAATCTTGTTGAACAGACTGATTTGCATCAAGAGCCAGTACATCTTATGGGCCTGCTTACCGATTCAATACTTAAAGCTATCTATCTAATTGATCCACAATTTGTGACGTTAACCGGTGGGTTACTCAGTGATTTGGACAAAAATAGTATTGCAGAGATTAAGTCGCTTTTCAAAGCCATCCCATATCCAATTGAAGTCATTTCTCAGGAACATCTGTCCTTGCCAGCAAAAGGGGCAGTTCTCCTTGCAGCAGATACCTACATCTCAACCGTCTTGAGTGGAATTGAGAGGAGATGA